One region of Mucilaginibacter sp. 14171R-50 genomic DNA includes:
- a CDS encoding RNA polymerase sigma factor RpoD/SigA gives MRQLKISQSITNRETQSLDKYLTEIGKVDLITAQEEVILAQKIREGDQAALERLTKANLRFVVSVAKQYQNQGITLGDLINEGNLGLIKAARRFDETKGFKFISYAVWWIRQSIISAISDQSRSVRLPLNQIGTLSKIRKTQSSLEQELEREATPEELAECLETTVEKIADSLRNSGRQVSIDAPFQQGEEGTLLDVMQNDDPSTDSSLIHDSLATELGRSLSKLGERDREVLILFYGLGNNHTHTLEEIGEKFVLTRERVRQIKDKALQRIKQSSRSGTLQSYL, from the coding sequence ATGAGACAACTTAAAATAAGTCAATCCATCACCAACCGCGAGACCCAATCGCTTGATAAATACTTAACAGAGATCGGTAAAGTAGACCTTATAACAGCCCAGGAAGAAGTTATACTGGCACAAAAAATACGCGAAGGCGACCAGGCAGCATTAGAGCGCCTTACCAAAGCCAACTTAAGGTTTGTGGTATCGGTGGCCAAACAATATCAAAACCAGGGCATAACCCTTGGCGACTTAATCAACGAAGGTAATTTAGGCCTGATAAAAGCCGCCCGCCGGTTTGACGAGACCAAAGGTTTTAAATTTATATCATACGCCGTTTGGTGGATACGCCAATCCATAATATCTGCCATATCAGATCAGTCGCGCTCGGTGCGTTTGCCCCTGAACCAGATAGGTACGCTGAGCAAGATCCGCAAAACGCAATCTTCGCTTGAGCAGGAACTTGAACGCGAAGCCACCCCTGAAGAACTGGCCGAGTGCCTGGAAACAACGGTCGAAAAAATTGCCGATTCGTTACGAAATTCAGGCAGGCAGGTGTCCATCGACGCGCCTTTTCAGCAGGGCGAAGAAGGCACTTTGCTGGATGTAATGCAAAACGACGACCCATCTACTGACAGTAGCCTGATCCACGATTCGCTGGCTACCGAACTGGGGCGTTCCCTGTCAAAATTAGGCGAACGCGACCGCGAGGTACTGATACTGTTTTACGGCCTGGGCAATAACCACACCCACACCTTAGAAGAAATAGGCGAAAAGTTTGTGCTAACCCGCGAACGGGTACGCCAGATCAAGGACAAGGCGCTTCAGCGTATAAAACAGTCATCGCGCAGCGGTACGCTGCAATCGTATTTGTAA
- a CDS encoding cold-shock protein: MQQGTVKFFNEEKGFGFITPSNGGKEVFVHSSGLVDRIRENDTVQYEVEEGKKGPNAVRVKVA, from the coding sequence ATGCAACAAGGAACAGTAAAATTTTTTAATGAAGAAAAGGGTTTTGGATTCATCACCCCAAGTAACGGTGGCAAAGAAGTGTTTGTTCACTCATCAGGTTTAGTTGATCGCATCCGCGAGAACGATACCGTACAGTATGAAGTGGAAGAAGGCAAGAAAGGCCCTAACGCGGTAAGAGTTAAAGTAGCTTAA
- the msrA gene encoding peptide-methionine (S)-S-oxide reductase MsrA — MKKISIQIILLLITGYTAMAAAPNTSTDGKARLDTATFATGCFWCTEAKFQQLKGVKKVISGFSGGTVANPTYNQVCTGTTGHAEACNIIYDPAQITYDELLAAFFVAHDPTQLNRQGNDVGTQYRSAIFYHNAAQKQKANYYIGKLNAEHAYKNKIVTQVAPYKAFYKAEDYHQNYYNLNKGSNPYCKYVIQPELEKFRKVFKNKLKN; from the coding sequence ATGAAAAAGATAAGCATTCAAATTATTCTGTTATTAATTACCGGGTATACTGCTATGGCGGCTGCACCGAATACAAGTACCGATGGCAAGGCCAGGTTAGATACCGCTACTTTTGCCACGGGCTGTTTCTGGTGTACCGAAGCAAAGTTTCAACAATTAAAGGGCGTTAAAAAGGTAATATCGGGCTTTAGCGGGGGCACGGTTGCCAACCCTACCTATAACCAGGTTTGTACAGGCACCACAGGGCACGCCGAAGCCTGTAACATTATTTACGATCCTGCGCAAATTACATACGATGAACTGCTGGCTGCCTTTTTTGTAGCACACGATCCAACCCAGCTAAACCGCCAGGGTAATGATGTGGGTACACAGTACCGCTCGGCCATATTTTATCATAACGCGGCACAAAAGCAAAAGGCCAACTATTACATTGGTAAACTTAATGCTGAGCATGCCTACAAAAATAAAATTGTTACTCAGGTAGCGCCGTACAAAGCTTTTTACAAAGCCGAAGACTACCATCAGAATTATTATAACCTGAATAAAGGCAGCAACCCGTATTGTAAATATGTGATACAGCCCGAACTTGAAAAGTTTAGGAAGGTGTTTAAAAATAAACTGAAGAACTAA
- the msrB gene encoding peptide-methionine (R)-S-oxide reductase MsrB — protein MRPIYITAILLLCFTCTFAQHLKTDKGHQNNPYYSNTDTRPIKVSDAEWKKILPPALYATAREQATERPFTGQFWNKSARGTYYCAVCGNKLFRSDAKFASDCGWPSFYQPVRKNSVIYKADNSLGMERTEVLCARCQSHLGHIFDDGPAPTYKRFCMNSVSLDFQPDKL, from the coding sequence ATGAGGCCGATATACATCACCGCGATACTACTCCTGTGCTTTACCTGCACGTTTGCACAGCATTTAAAAACCGATAAGGGGCACCAAAATAACCCGTACTATTCTAATACCGATACCCGCCCGATAAAGGTGTCGGATGCGGAATGGAAAAAGATATTGCCGCCGGCATTATATGCCACCGCCCGCGAGCAGGCTACCGAACGCCCGTTTACCGGCCAGTTTTGGAACAAAAGCGCCAGGGGAACCTATTACTGCGCTGTTTGTGGCAATAAGCTGTTCCGTTCGGATGCCAAATTTGCCAGCGACTGTGGCTGGCCAAGCTTTTACCAGCCGGTAAGGAAGAACAGCGTTATTTATAAAGCCGACAACTCATTAGGTATGGAGCGAACCGAAGTGTTGTGCGCACGCTGCCAAAGCCACCTGGGGCATATATTTGACGATGGCCCGGCGCCAACGTACAAAAGGTTTTGCATGAACTCCGTTTCATTGGATTTTCAGCCCGATAAGCTGTAA
- a CDS encoding fasciclin domain-containing protein, protein MKRSILAVGVLAFLTVTATRVSAQTQDTTQKTTTTTTTTTTEGASDVVGALASNADYTTALSAVKAAGLDSVLKTGGPYTIFAPNNITLSNLPAGKLDSLMKDPAKLATILKGHVVTGKYGKAEIIKALNAGKGKATLTTIDGQTLTLSVTSDKKLQLANAAGNTAQVILFDLIGANGIVNGVNGVLMPTK, encoded by the coding sequence ATGAAAAGATCCATTTTAGCGGTTGGCGTATTAGCCTTTTTAACTGTTACAGCTACACGTGTATCCGCACAAACTCAAGACACCACCCAAAAAACCACCACCACCACTACCACAACAACTACCGAAGGGGCAAGTGATGTAGTAGGGGCTTTAGCCAGCAACGCCGATTACACAACAGCGTTGAGTGCGGTTAAAGCTGCAGGGTTAGATTCTGTTTTGAAAACAGGTGGTCCGTATACGATTTTCGCACCTAACAATATTACGCTAAGCAACCTGCCCGCCGGCAAACTGGATAGCCTGATGAAAGATCCGGCTAAACTGGCTACCATATTAAAAGGCCATGTTGTTACCGGCAAATACGGCAAGGCCGAAATTATTAAAGCTTTAAACGCAGGTAAAGGCAAAGCTACACTGACCACTATTGACGGGCAAACGCTTACCCTTTCAGTAACTTCTGATAAAAAGCTGCAGCTGGCAAATGCTGCCGGTAACACGGCTCAGGTGATCCTTTTTGACCTGATAGGAGCCAACGGTATTGTAAATGGTGTTAACGGCGTACTTATGCCAACGAAATAA